A single Euwallacea similis isolate ESF13 chromosome 1, ESF131.1, whole genome shotgun sequence DNA region contains:
- the tous gene encoding cilia- and flagella-associated protein 57, which translates to MASESLTTTLPILEPRLIAGLETSIKGNIHFLSDDEVVYPVGSVVAVHNLKVKKQKYIKLSEKGKNLTHVAVSPDKKLIAIVETTEKCPVVTLWCAETYKKKRTLVLPTDKDIIATRYAAVDFTFNSKHIIVVTGEPDWSLYCFRCDQGRLESFARANNANNTGTVVQVACNPNDANQLVVIGNSVLRCLGCTEYTWRQFGYNKFDSAVYTSCCWLSHDRLMVGNSNGKILVLETGEVRAIFHAMDLPTINVKLKDDLQQSSQTSTKSSSSNNMNFMEDEDENYEIRSITNFPRGFVFGFMNGKIHLYERETEHTFRKRTIFRIPDQALYREYDDGPKEIKTAVNCIKVNSAQDRLIVTCNETQIYQAKLWLQQEGSSPNEFVMEEYGYPLHLGPIGSMSICRWKPICVTSGSQDRSLKIWNYETSEIELIQNFQDDIHSVALHPTGLYCVIGFSDKLRYMTIMVDDIVTIKEFNIRSCKLCSFSTMGHIFASANRSGIHVYSSINFDLVYILKGHIGQIRCMSWNRDDRLLATCGSEGAVYVWDVCEAARISESIIKSNPFTAASITQTGKETYAVGNDGHIRELINSNVHRDVVLVPPTAGLDAIVLSQLDTMLFVAGNQGSVYSVKMPLLEKAEFLEFTMHKRIIVKMYLSYDDRYLITGAIDGSVCFWKVGNSEERAIKLDKELSSSNEILISREILEDKMGRIKNLQLRLQELETEHAYQMRQNDAVHALKMKEVQLEYCHAIEEIKIKNEQMATNHIQEINNITTQTSKMKVDHEVFVQKLEESYNEKLIVEYKKYMRLEEQMNQTQKEHQQRYEALKKAKNDSEETITNNYLDLIKKKDGLIDELTEKITKLIKEHEFIKWQIEDDCDREIYQLKTSHEKDIREEQDLNVRLRGEAAVLKKKLLATQKESDDFKHHVCTLQNEHAKLKSVINDMEKQISDFKKEILERDSMIEDKEKRIFQLTSKNEELKKFNLILDFKIKELKSQIEPKERTIQEQVIQINEMARELENLQKAVLNLDTQMAEGREKLGASISEVHKELEKNRIMKKALQAIRMDIYYASEFIQNVPMLQKVVKEMYHKYNADKDFEVMLAESTEAKSEFLRQRDFLERTVAVLNARATKNTNIPSFDKVRLVEENTTLLVETNQPRKNLQSEINQNEKRNRIVGMPYMAPKEAQKKVNLAVSTTEDIYNKYKETINKNSKTIETLVDENNRLLNKITEYESNKVEMAHLKEDKKA; encoded by the exons ATGGCTTCCGAATCCCTTACCACCACTCTTCCAATCCTCGAACCTCGACTTATCGCAGGATTGGAAACAAGCATCAAGGGCAACATACATTTTCTTTCAGACGATGAAGTTGTTTATCCAGTTGGATCAGTGGTGGCAGTCCACAATTTAAAGGTGAAGAagcaaaaatatatcaaattgaGCGAAAAGGGTAAGAATTTAACGCACGTTGCTGTAAGTCCTGATAA gAAGCTCATTGCGATCGTGGAAACCACGGAGAAGTGTCCCGTAGTAACTCTTTGGTGTGCGGAGACGTATAAGAAAAAGAGGACTCTGGTATTGCCCACGGATAAAGATATTATTGCCACGCGCTATGCGGCTGTggattttacttttaattctaaGCACATCATTGTGGTCACTGGAGAACCGGATTGGAGCTTGTATTGCTTCAGATGCGATCAAGGACGATTGGAAAGTTTTGCCAGGGCCAATAATGCTAATAATACCGGAACAGTGGTTCAG GTTGCTTGTAACCCCAATGACGCCAACCAGTTAGTAGTGATTGGAAACTCAGTTCTGAGATGTCTAGGCTGCACCGAGTACACTTGGAGACAGTTCGGCTACAACAAGTTCGATTCTGCAGTGTACACAAGTTGTTGTTGGTTGTCCCACGACAGACTCATGGTCGGTAACAGCAATGGCAAAATTCTGGTTCTGGAAACTGGAGAGGTGCGAGCAATTTTTCATGCTATGGACCTGCCGACGATCAATGTGAAGCTGAAAGACGa TCTGCAGCAGAGCTCTCAGACTAGCACGAAATCTTCCTCCTCAAACAACATGAACTTCATGGAAGATGAAGATGAAAATTACGAGATAAGATCTATCACCAACTTCCCTAGAGGATTTGTCTTTGGGTTCATGAACG GAAAAATTCATCTATACGAGCGAGAAACTGAACATACATTCCGCAAAAGAACCATATTTCGCATTCCGGATCAAGCTCTCTATAGAGAATACGATGATGGCCCCAAAGAAATCAAGACTGCTGTTAATTGCATTAAAGTCAATTCAGCTCAG GATCGTTTGATCGTCACATGCAACGAAACCCAGATCTACCAAGCAAAATTGTGGCTGCAACAAGAAGGATCTTCGCCAAACGAATTTGTTATGGAAGAATATGGATATCCGTTGCACCTTGGGCCAATTGGCAGTATGTCGATTTGTAGATGGAAGCCGATTTGTGTTACTTCAG GTTCACAAGATCGCTCGCTCAAAATCTGGAATTACGAAACAAGTGAAATAGAGTTAATCCAAAATTTCCAAGACGACATCCACTCCGTAGCCCTACACCCTACTGGACTCTATTGCGTCATAGGATTCTCTGATAAGCTTCGGTACATGACCATCATGGTCGATGATATCGTCACTAtcaaagaatttaatattagaaGCTGCAAACTCTGCTCTTTCAGCACAATGGGCCACATTTTCGCGAGCGCCAATCGCAGTGGTATACACGTTTATTCTagtattaattttgatttggtGTACATTTTAAAAGGCCACATTGGACAG ATTCGTTGCATGTCGTGGAACAGAGACGACCGTTTGTTGGCAACTTGTGGGTCAGAAGGCGCGGTTTATGTATGGGATGTATGTGAAGCTGCAAGGATTTCGGAGAGTATAATCAAGTCCAATCCCTTTACTGCAGCTTCCATTACACAAACTGGGAAAGAGACGTATGCTGTTGGGAATGATGGTCATATCAGGGAGTTAATCAATTCGAATGTACATAG AGATGTGGTGTTGGTTCCCCCCACCGCAGGTCTGGATGCCATAGTACTTTCCCAATTGGATACCATGCTGTTTGTAGCAGGAAATCAAGGAAGCGTCTATAGCGTTAAAATGCCTTTACTGGAGAAGGCagaatttcttgaatttaCTATGCACAAAAGGATCATAGTCAAA ATGTACTTATCTTACGACGATCGCTATCTCATCACTGGTGCTATAGACGGTAGTGTTTGTTTTTGGAAAGTAGGCAATAGTGAGGAGAGGGCGATAAAACTGGACAAGGAACTATCATCgtctaatgaaattttaatctccAGAGAAATATTAGAGGACAAAATGGGTAGAATTAAAAACTTGCAATTGAGATTACAGGAACTGGAGACTGAGCACGCATACCAAATGCGGCAGAATGATGCGGTTCATGCGTTGAAGATGAAAGAGGTTCAATTAGAGTACTGTCACGCCATTGAAgagataaaaatcaaaaacgaa CAAATGGCAACAAACCACATCCAGGAAATCAACAATATCACCACTCAAACATCGAAAATGAAAGTTGACCATGAGGTGTTTGTGCAGAAACTAGAAGAAAGCTACAATGAGAAGCTAATCGtggaatataaaaaatacatgag GCTTGAAGAACAAATGAaccaaacgcaaaaagaacaTCAACAACGATATGAAGCTCTGAAAAAGGCGAAAAATGACTCAGAAGAAACCATCACAAACAACTATCTGGATTTGATTAAAAAGAAGGATGGACTTATAGATGAG ctaacagaaaaaattacgAAACTTATTAAAGAGCATGAATTCATAAAGTGGCAAATAGAAGATGATTGTGACAGggaaatttatcaattaaaaacctCCCACGAGAAAGATATCAGGGAAGAACAAGACCTTAATGTTCGTTTAAGAGGGGAAGCAGCAGTACTCAAGAAGAAACTGTTAG CCACTCAGAAAGAGTCAGATGACTTCAAGCACCACGTTTGCACTCTCCAAAATGAGCATGCTAAGCTTAAATCCGTAATAAATGAcatggaaaaacaaatcagTGATTTCAAAAAGGAGATATTGGAAAGGGATTCTATGATTGAAGATAAAGAGAAAAGAATTTTCCAGTTAACAAGCAAAAATGaggaattaaagaaatttaatttaatattagatttcaag ATAAAAGAACTGAAGTCCCAAATTGAACCCAAAGAGAGAACTATTCAGGAACAAGTCATCCAGATAAACGAAATGGCCCGCGAAttggaaaatttgcaaaaagcCGTCTTGAACTTGGACACGCAGATGGCGGAAGGGCGAGAAAAGCTCGGTGCCTCAATTAGTGAGGTCCATAAAGAGCTAGAAAAGAACCGAATTATGAAGAAAGCTTTACAGGCCATACGAATGGATATTTATTACGCCAGTGAGTTTATCCAAAACGTGCCTATGTTGCAAAAAGTAGTAAAA GAAATGTACCACAAATACAACGCTGATAAAGATTTCGAAGTTATGCTAGCAGAAAGCACAGAGGCGAAAAGTGAGTTCCTGCGACAAAGGGATTTTCTGGAAAGAACCGTGGCAGTATTAAATGCTCGG gcaactaaaaacacaaatatacCGAGCTTCGATAAAGTGCGCCTTGTGGAGGAAAATACAACATTATTGGTCGAAACTAATCAACCAAGGAAGAACCTTCAAAGCGAAATTAACCAGAATGAAAAGCGGAATCGTATAGTCGGAATGCCGTACATGGCCCCCAAAGAAGCCCAGAAGAAAGTCAATTTGGCAGTTTCTACTACTGAAgacatttataataaatacaagGAAACtataaat aaaaattcgaaaacaaTCGAAACTCTGGTCGATGAAAACAACAGGTTATTGAACAAGATTACGGAATATGAGAGTAATAAAGTGGAAATGGCGCATTTAAAGGAAGATAAAAAGGcttaa
- the LOC136420019 gene encoding THAP domain-containing protein 2-like, with protein MSRSGGMICAVAICTSRSKIIKEKGGNVRFFTFPKQPEICEEWVRKCYRTDKFSSQNARICSLHFQAEDFEDELRATLMGYAPKRLKKDAIPSLFLLPDNDTLYTVQANSPGNTLTKREEPFSSDLDDDV; from the exons ATGTCTCGATCGGGTGGAATGATTTGTGCTGTTGCAATATGCACAAGCAGGtctaaaataatcaaagaaaAAGGTGGAAATGTTAGATTCTTTACATTTCCAAAGCAGCCAGAAATTTGCGAAGAATGGGTTCGAAAGTGCTATAGAACTgataaattttcttctcagaaTGCCCGCATATGCAGCCTGCATTTTCAAGCAGAAGATTTCGAAGATGAGCTGAGGGCTACTTTAATGGGTTATGCTCCaaaaagattgaaaaaagATG CAATTCCTTCTTTGTTTCTTCTCCCTGATAATGACACCTTGTACACAGTACAAGCAAATAGTCCTGGGAACACACTAACAAAAAGAGAAGAACCATTTTCATCGGATTTAGATGATG ACGTATAA
- the LOC136418716 gene encoding ankyrin repeat domain-containing protein 40-like, producing MATNILEEKLREASCVGDIEAVQILLSQNVNPNSQNSVNGWTALHWACKRGNEQVARLLLNHGADKSVRNFKGETASDICNYLAINELLGGVVTKDNKEQEGDEYEFVPNYIRNAPLNPQVDVGPAGVKQPDLLSMPKTSLPAAQNDELVLKVKVQGSSDPDFIEIEIPRWKLTYDVLLKVCCDELQLSESQVERIRKLPNTRLRKDNDVRRLLDFQELEIALKCNAGDKSNNCYQSISACKDQTVLY from the exons ATGGCAACAAATATCCTAGAAGAGAAGCTCCGTGAAGCATCTTGCGTGGGCGATATTGAAGCTGTTCAAATCCTGCTCTCTCAAAACGTGAATCCCAATTCACAAAATTCAGTAAACGGATG GACTGCTCTGCATTGGGCATGTAAAAGGGGCAATGAACAGGTCGCCCGGCTATTGCTTAATCATGGGGCAGACAAAAGTGTGAGAAACTTTAAAGGTGAGACTGCCAGTGATATCTGCAATTATTTGGCCATCAATGAGCTCCTTGGGGGTGTTGTCACTAAAGACAACAAGGAACAAGAGGGAGATGAATATGAATTTGTGCCCAATTACATTCGAAATGCACCATTGAATCCTCAGGTTGATGTAGGACCAGCCGGAGTCAAACAACCTGACCTCCTTAGTATGCCCAAAACTTCATTACCTGCAGCACAAAATGATG aACTCGTCCTAAAAGTGAAAGTCCAAGGTTCCTCTGACCCTGACTTCATAGAAATTGAAATCCCCCGTTGGAAATTAACTTACGACGTCCTACTTAAAGTGTGTTGTGACGAATTACAATTGTCCGAATCCCAAGTAGAACGAATTCGTAAATTACCTAATACTCGTTTACGCAAAGACAACGACGTTAGAAGATTATTAGATTTTCAGGAACTTGAAATTGCCTTGAAGTGTAACGCTGGtgataaaagtaataattgcTATCAGAGCATTAGTGCTTGCAAAGATCAAACTGTATtgtattaa
- the LOC136418647 gene encoding calcium/calmodulin-dependent protein kinase type 1-like: protein MPLFGKDKKSKSKNESKDFGDRNMLDEKYLLKEQLGTGAFSEVRLAENKENPDKMFAVKIIDKKALKGKEDSLENEIMILRKLKHPNIVQLLETYEDKNKVYLIMELVTGGELFDRIVEKGSYTEKDAAHLIRQVLEAVDYMHQQGVVHRDLKPENLLYYSPDKESKIMISDFGLSKMEDGGIMATACGTPGYVAPEVLAQKPYGKAIDVWSIGVISYILLCGYPPFYDESDVNLFAQILKGEFEFDSPYWDEISDSAKDFIRNLICVNVEKRYTCKQALAHPWISGNEASSKNIHGTVSEQLKKNFAKSRWRQAYHATTVIRKMQLLALGSSGSQSGQKSPSPQLPTSGESSGGASADQSRGSSASSSGKQ from the exons ATGCCACTTTTTGGCAAAGATAAGAAATCCAAAAGTAAGAATGAAAGCAAAGATTTCGGGGATCGAAATATGCTTGACGAAAAGTACCTGCTTAAAGAGCAACTCGGCACTGGGGCTTTTTCGGAGGTCCGATTGGCCGAAAATAAGGAGAATCCAGATAAAATGTTCGCCGTGAAAATAATCGACAAGAAGGCGCTCAAAGGGAAAGAAGACTCGctggaaaatgaaataatgatATTGAGGAAGTTGAAACATCCCAATATCGTTCAACTCTTGGAAACTTATGAAGATAAGAACAAGGTATATCTCATAATGGAGTTGGTGACTGGGGGTGAATTGTTTGATAGAATTGTAGAGAAAG GCTCATACACCGAAAAAGACGCCGCGCATTTAATCAGACAAGTACTGGAAGCCGTCGATTACATGCATCAACAAGGCGTAGTGCATAGGGACCTAAAACCCGAAAACCTCTTATATTATAGTCCAGACAAGGAGAGCAAAATAATGATAAGCGATTTCGGCCTGTCCAAAATGGAAGACGGAGGAATAATGGCCACGGCATGTGGCACTCCCGGTTATGTCGCGCCTGAAGTTTTAGCACAAAAACCTTATGGGAAAGCGATTGATGTGTGGAGCATAGGAGTGATATCTTACATTTTACTTTGTGGATATCCCCCATTTTACGATGAGAGTGATGTAAATTTGTTCgctcaaattttgaagggAGAATTCGAGTTCGACTCACCCTACTGGGATGAAATCAGTGATTCTGCTAAAGATTTTATTAGGAATTTGATATGCGTTAATGTTGAGAAGAGATACACTTGCAAGCAG GCTTTGGCACATCCGTGGATTTCCGGAAATGAAGCTTCCAGCAAGAACATCCACGGAACTGTATCAGAGcaacttaagaaaaattttgccAAATCCAG GTGGCGCCAAGCGTACCACGCCACGACCGTTATCCGAAAAATGCAATTGTTAGCCCTGGGTAGTAGCGGAAGTCAAAGCGGCCAAAAAAGCCCCTCCCCTCAACTTCCCACTTCAGGAGAAAGTTCGGGAGGCGCTAGTGCCGACCAGTCCAGAGGTAGCAGTGCGTCATCCTCTGGGAAACAATAG
- the LOC136420026 gene encoding ribosomal L1 domain-containing protein 1, giving the protein MKSDLKMKEPQSNSASDPEPQIKTDDVKNAVQGVIKGAFQSEQLQKKLFNEEIPLFLQINTFKVPKTRGPIKQLFRIPLKNSPLPEGADICLIVPDVKGIPNKEHERHLEHYDTLLKNKGVSGIKKIMTFHEFRTEYDTFELKNRLADLYDLFLVDGRISGKVVHKCGKIFYKKRKVPVAIRLQVANLKTNIEQALKRAYFCMNFKSDSQSVQIGYSSMKIKKLTDNVYSVVDFIKKKFPGKMANIRSLYVYTPTGSSIPVYVSFSNPNDIKVPIVIVKRPKL; this is encoded by the exons ATGAAAAGTGATTTGAAGATGAAGGAACCGCAGTCAAACTCCGCTTCTGACCCTGAGCCCCAAATTAAAACTGATGATGTTAAAAATGCAGTTCAAGGAGTTATTAAAGGTGCTTTTCAATCTGAACAACTTCAAAAGAAGCTTTTTAACGAGGAAATTCCATTATTCCTTCAAATAAACACTTTCAAAGTCCCAAAGACTAGAGGCCCTATAAAGCAGCTGTTCCGGATAccattaaaaaactcaccaTTACCCGAAGGAGCTGACATTTGCCTCATTGTCCCAGATGTAAAAGGAATACCCAATAAAGAGCATGAAAGACATTTAGAGCATTATGACACTTTGTTGAAAAACAAAGGTGTGTCAggtattaagaaaataatgacTTTCCATGAATTTAGAACGGAATATGATACATTTGAGTTGAAAAATCGATTGGCAGACCTCTATGATCTCTTCTTGGTAGATGGTAGGATTAGTGGCAAGGTAGTTCACAAATGTGgtaaaattttctacaagaaGCGGAAAGTGCCAGTTGCAATAAGATTGCAAGTCGCCAATTTGAAGACAAATATTGAGCAGGCATTGAAAAGAGCATATTTTTGTATGAATTTTAAGAGTGATAGCCAATCTGTTCAGATTGGTTATAGCagcatgaaaattaaaaaacttacagACAATGTTTATAGTGTGgttgattttataaaaaagaagTTTCCAGGGAAAATGGCTAACATTCGAAGTTTGTATGTTTATACTCCTACTGGATCAAGCATTCCAGTGTATGTGTCTTTCA GTAATCCAAATGATATAAAAGTACCAATAGTGATTGTCAAGAGGCCGAAGTTATAA
- the Tsen54 gene encoding tRNA-splicing endonuclease subunit Sen54, with translation MDELVTKCIQSHKHPIVKLNFQQQKFFLSAKTQEELKLVEECREYLRKVLAQERVDKRSSRILSTWIHTKNISHVIKVTKNLLKHFGFQNKDGIFLYPEEMLFLLEMNRLELRSNDIVVSIERAYNLVLNTTDILLSQYHIYKKLALLGYKLTRYEQLHKKLSNNKNKPLKRAIEDTDLHGNKRRKADIPAKDEKLALEDDDQGKYDNAKKEVFTAKEANYVSKIFEDMRKKMPVSGCNHVNCEKPDYYVFNPKNANKLQPNFKLFVCKNNLLDHKGINEEPNIFATCDDDVAFYTLCNIKLPFIN, from the exons ATGGATGAGTT GGTCACTAAATGCATACAAAGCCACAAACACCCTATagtaaagttaaattttcaacaacagAAATTTTTTCTGTCAGCAAAGACCCAAGAGGAACTAAAACTTGTAGAAGAATGTCGAGAGTATTTAAGAAAAGTATTAGCTCAGGAAAGGGTGGATAAAAG atcCAGTCGTATTTTGTCTACTTGGATCCATACAAAGAATATCAGCCATGTGATTAAGGTTACCAAAAACCTTCTGAAGCACTTTGGTTTTCAGAATAAagatggaatatttttatatccaGAAGAAATGTTATTCCTTTTAGAAATG AACCGGTTGGAATTAAGGTCAAATGACATTGTAGTAAGTATAGAAAGAGCCTACAATTTGGTACTAAATACCACAGATATTTTATTGAGTCAGTACcacatttacaaaaaattagcACTGTTGGGTTATAAACTAACCCGATATGAGCAACTCCATAAAAAACtgtctaataataaaaataaacctttaaAAAGAGCAATTGAAGACACTGATCTTCATGGcaataaaagaagaaaagctGACATTCCTGCAAAAGATGAGAAATTAGCACTTGAAGATGATGATCAAGGGAAATATGACAACGCTAAAAAAGAGGTATTTACGGCTAAGGAAGCCAATTATGTGTCTAAGATTTTTGAGGATATGAGGAAAAAAATGCCAGTGAGTGGATGCAACCATGTGAATTGTGAAAAACCAGattattatgtctttaatcctaaaaatgcaaataaattgcAACCAAACTTCAAGTTGTTTGTTTG caaaaataaCCTACTGGATCACAAAGGTATTAATGAAGAGCCCAACATCTTTGCCACCTGTGATGATGATGTTGCATTTTATACTTtatgtaatataaaattgccgtttataaattaa
- the Hs3st-B gene encoding heparan sulfate glucosamine 3-O-sulfotransferase 3A1, producing MDFPVSKKVLVALLVLANISFYITFLFNSCLVSNISKSIPKWTHNPVVVNEVPLIQYSTSVRVVSLLEANETDISPKYRLLKEQGLRPERQLPSALIIGVKKGGTRALLEFIRIHPDVRAAGSEVHFFDKNYGKGFQWYRNHMPPTLEGQLTIEKTPSYFITKEAARRVQMMNPSTKLLVVVRDPVTRAISDYTQAASKKPEMKRFEDLVFVNGTIGTIVDTSWGPIKLGLYYKYLTRWLKFFPLSQLLFISGERLILDPAIELKRVQDFLGLKRVVTEKHFYFNTTKGFPCLFKSEGHSVPHCLGKTKGRNHPFVNPLVMQKLRDFYRPFNMRFYQMTGINFGWA from the exons ATGGATTTTCCAGTATCTAAGAAGGTTCTAGTTGCTTTGTTAGTCTTAGCAAATATCTCTTTTTATATTACCTTTTTATTCAATTCATGTCTTGTGTCTAACATATCAAAAAGTATACCCAAG TGGACTCATAATCCTGTAGTGGTGAATGAAGTGCCCTTAATTCAATATTCAACATCTGTTCGCGTAGTATCTCTACTGGAGGCAAATGAAACTGATATATCACCAAAGTATAGATTGCTTAAAGAACAGGGACTGCGTCCTGAAAGACAGTTACCAAGTGCACTAATCATTG GAGTAAAAAAAGGAGGTACCCGAGCCTTATTAGAATTTATTCGCATTCATCCGGACGTTAGGGCCGCCGGCAGTGAAGTCCATTTCTTCGACAAAAATTACGGAAAAGGTTTCCAATGGTACAGAAACCACATGCCCCCCACTTTAGAGGGACAACTCACAATTGAAAAGACTCCGTCATATTTTATAACTAAAGAAGCGGCCCGAAGGGTCCAAATGATGAATCCGTCAACAAAGTTACTTGTGGTTGTTCGAGATCCTGTCACAAG agcGATTTCTGACTACACTCAAGCTGCCTCTAAAAAGCCTGAAATGAAACGTTTCGAGGATTTGGTCTTTGTAAACGGAACTATAGGCACTATAGTAGACACTTCATGGGGCCCCATCAAGTTAGGTCTCTATTACAAATATCTCACTAGGTGGTTGAAATTTTTCCCTCTGTCTCAGCTGCTGTTTATCAGCGGCGAAAGGTTGATATTAGATCCAGCCATTGAGCTAAAAAGAGTACAGGATTTCTTAGGTTTAAAGCGAGTGGTAACCgaaaaacatttctatttCAACACCACCAAAGGTTTCCCTTGTCTGTTTAAAAGTGAAGGTCATAGTGTCCCTCATTGCTTAGGCAAGACTAAGGGCCGAAATCATCCTTTTGTAAATCCTTTGGTGATGCAAAAATTAAGGGATTTCTATAGGCCGTTTAATATGCGGTTTTATCAGATGACTGGGATTAATTTCGGGTGGGCCTAG